The Streptomyces sp. JB150 genomic interval CCGCAAGCACGCCGGAGCCCGGCATACCGGGCGGTGCCGGCACCAGTGGCCCGCGCCGCCGGGCCGGGGGCCGTCGCCGCAAGCCCCGCGAGAAGCGCCACAAGGCGCTGCTGATCACGGCCTGGACCGCGGCGGGCATCGTCGTCCTCGGCGGCACCGGCCTCGGGTACGTGTACTTCACGCTCAACGGCAACCTCGACAGCGTCGACATCGACCAGGCACTCGGCACCGACCGCCCCGCCAAGGCCGACAACGGCTCGCAGAACATCCTGGTCCTCGGCTCGGACACCCGCTCCGGCGGCAACCGGAAGCTCGGCGGCGGCACCGACGACGGCAGCGCCCGCTCCGACACCGCGATGATCGTCCACGTCTACGAGGGCCACGAGAAGGCCGCCGTGGTCTCCCTCCCGCGCGACACCCTCATCGACCGGCCCGCCTGCGCCGACACCGACGGCAACACCTATCCGCCGGCGTCCCAGGTGATGTTCAACTCGGCGTACTCCACCGGCGGCGCGGCCTGCGCCGTCAGGACCGTCGAGTCGCTGACCGGCCTGCGCATGGACCACTACCTGGAGGTCGACTTCAGCGGCTTCCGAAAGCTCATCGACGAGCTGGGCGGCGTCGACATCACCACCACCCGGGACATCGAGGACCCCGACAGCCACCTGACCCTGAAGGCCGGCCCGCACCGGCTCGACGGCGAGCAGGCCCTCGGCCTGGTCCGCACCCGGCACGGCGTCGGCGACGGCTCCGACCTCGGCCGCATCCAGCTCCAGCAGGCGTTCCTCAAAGCCCTCCTCGACCAGGTCAAGGACATCGACCTGTTCGGCGACCCGAAGCGGCTGTACGACCTCGCCGACGCCGCCACGAAGACCGTGACGACCGACTCCGGCCTCGGCTCGGTGAACGCCCTGATGTCCTTCGCGAGTGGCCTCAGGGGCATCGGCGCCTCCGACATGA includes:
- a CDS encoding LCP family protein: MSAASTPEPGIPGGAGTSGPRRRAGGRRRKPREKRHKALLITAWTAAGIVVLGGTGLGYVYFTLNGNLDSVDIDQALGTDRPAKADNGSQNILVLGSDTRSGGNRKLGGGTDDGSARSDTAMIVHVYEGHEKAAVVSLPRDTLIDRPACADTDGNTYPPASQVMFNSAYSTGGAACAVRTVESLTGLRMDHYLEVDFSGFRKLIDELGGVDITTTRDIEDPDSHLTLKAGPHRLDGEQALGLVRTRHGVGDGSDLGRIQLQQAFLKALLDQVKDIDLFGDPKRLYDLADAATKTVTTDSGLGSVNALMSFASGLRGIGASDMTMVTMPVVYDPADPNRVLLEKTKAQQVWTALRNDRPIPRSATKGTATGEAAGVVRD